The segment AAAATATTTGCTAATCCTATATCTTAGCGGGTTTTATATTTTGCTATAttctagggtttagagttgtTATTTAATTTGCTTACGACTAAGAACATAACTcacaagagaagaaaaaaactcacacgagaagaaaaaaaacatgagcagtagTAGTACTCCTGGTGAAAGTTTATACAAAGCCAAGTCGAAAGGTATTGATGCAATCAGCAGCgactctgatgatgatgatctaaCAAGAGTATTAACAGCACAACGCTCTAGGTCATATTCTATGAATCGATATAGGTCGAATTCTGTGAATGGATATAGGTCAAACTCTATTGATCTAAATAGGAGACGTGCTGAGAAAGTCAGAACGGTTTCAActagagaaaagaaagaagagtccAAACCGGAACCAGAAGAAGAGAAAGTTGGTGACATCGTTCGTTTCGGACGAGACAGCTACTTCGTAGTTGACATCTTCGAGAAGGAGATCATGGAGCTGGGAGATAAGGTGGATTTGAACTTCAAGAGATTCAACAAGTTCGAAGCTGTTGATGGATGCACTCCACGGGATCATCACTTCATCCACTACAGGTGTTGTTACTCGTCTTGCTGCTGCGTCTGTGCTCTCAGTAGCGTAGAGAGAGAGTGGGGAAGGCTGAAGAAAGAGTTGGAGAAGAGAGATGGTTCCAGTGGAGTCAGCTTCTTCGTCAGGACTTACAACGAAAGAAAAGAGCTGATGAGAGTTGCTGCAACCGACGAGAGTCACAGCTTGTTCTTCTTTGATGTTAAGTTCCCTACAGAGTATCCATACCAAGCGCCGAGTCTCTTCTACCATCCCTATGGCCTTCCTTTGAGTAACTTTGAAACCCAAAAGCTATTAAAACCCAAACGTAGTTACGACGTATTAGATGTGTTTCTCCACATTGAAGAGACTGTGATGAACAACACCAACAAGTCATGTGATCAGATGCTGGATATGCTGAAGCGTCCTCTCAATGGGTTTGAGGATTTTGTGAGAGGACACTTCAGGAAGAAGGGAGCTTTTATTTTAAAGGACATGATGGAAGAGATGGATTTGGCAAAGGAGAGGGATAGAAACAGCTTTTTCAAAACGTATGTTGCCTTTGAAGACAATAAATGTTACTGTGGGCATCTTCTCAACAAAGATCTTAGAGAAGAGCTGGAGAGGTACAAGGAGAAAGAGTGTTCACTAGGTGATCACTActactcttcttcatcttcttactTCCCAACCATAATTAGCAGGTTTGATGACATTCAGAAGACACCAAGATACAAAAACTTCTTGAACAAGCTCTTCATCTTGTAGTTTCTCTAGTAGTGTTTTCTTTGTGCttcctttttataaaaaaaataataataatatatgagttttttttttaatataaagtcAGAATAGATTTGCAGCAAAAGAAACTCAATGGTTAACTTATACATAAGCTTGCCTCATCAAAATGTTTTTGAGTTTCTATTAAGCTTCATCAAGGGCGATGACACCGGGAAGTACTTTGCCTTCCAAAAGCTCCAAGCTGGCTCCACCACCAGTGGAGATGTGACTCATGACACCTGCAACTCCTACTTTCTCCACTGCAGCCACTGAGTCTCCTCCTCCTATTATAGTCGTCACTCCTTTTTCACTTAGCTCTGCTAGTTTATTCGCAACCGCCTGCAACAAAACCATAACACCCCCCAACTTAACCTACCAACATGTTCATCCACCATATGTTTTTTAATCGTTTTCATACCTCTGTTCCTGCAGCAAACTTCTCCATCTCGAAAACTCCCATTGGTCCATTCCAAATGACTGTCTGTGTTGTGTCCAGAGCTTCGTTGAATGTTTTTATCGACTCTGGACCGATGTCTAATCCCATCCATCCGTCCTCAATGCCTGATGCAGACACAACCTACACACATTCACATTACATACTTTCACTTAGAAACAAATCTCtaccaatttttttaacaactctGATTCTCTCATCTCTAGTATAGAATCCATTCAGTTTTCTTCTATCAACCATTAACTAAGAATTTAGAAAGACATTTTTTAAAGCAATGGCGAGATGAGACAGACCTTGCTGTTGGCATCAGCAGCGAACTTGTCAGCAACCACAACATCGGTTGGCAACAAAAGAGAGACGCCTTTGGCTTTAGCTTTGGCGAGGAGAGATGTAGCCAGTTCGAGTTTGTCTTCTTCGACAAGTGACGAGCCAACAGAGAGACCCTGCGCCTTGTAGAATGTAAAGATCATTCCACCACCAAGAAGAAGGATGTCACACTTCTCAAGAAGCGATTCAATAACTCCAATCTTGGACGACACCTTGGAACCACCCACTATGGCTGCAAACGGTCTCTTTGGGTTCGAAACCGCTCCCACAAGGTAATCAAGCTCCTGTAAAAAAAAACGTAGagagtaaacaaaaaaaaaacaattctctAAAAAGCATAATGTAATTAACCTTTTGGAGAAGGAAGCCAGCAACAGAAGGCTTCAAGAACTTAGTGACTCCTTCAGTGGAAGCATGAGCTCTGTGAGCAGTTCCGAAAGCATCATTGACATAGAGATCAGCTAACGAAGCAAGCTTCTTGGCGAACTCTGGATCGttcttctcttcctccttgtAAAACCTAACGTTCTCAAGAAGCAAAACTCCACCTTCAGGGAGAGAACCCACCAAGCTTTCAACTTCAGGACCAATACAGTCGTCAGCTTTCTTGACCTGCAAACAACAACTTCAACCCTCAAAAGAGCTATTTCAAGAAATTGACTTTCCACAGAGAAAGATGATGACTTTTACCTCAATACCAAGAAGCTCAGACAGCCTAGGGACAAGAGGAGCTAAACTGAACTTCGGTGTCACTCCCTTTGGCCTTCCCTACAAGTTCAAAACGCATCAAAATGTCTAGCTTTACATTCTACAAGGCGCAATGGAGGAGTTTCAAGTTGTACCAGATGAGTGGAGAGGATGACTTTAGCGCCATTGTCGATCAAGTACTTGATCGTCGGAATGGCGGCACGGATCCTCGTATCGTCGGTGATCGTCTGACTGTCGTCAAGAGGTACATTCAGATCAGCTCTGACAAAGACCTTCTTCCCTTTCAAATCAGCGGAGGTCAAGTCTCCGACGCTCTTCTTCTTCGCCGCCATGGAGACGACTCCTCTGGTGCCTCTGCCGCCGCGGAAAGAGTGGACCTTTGAGGAGACTTGGACGGTGAAGCGGGAGTCGAGGACGGCGGAGAAGCCGAGAGGACGAGTGGAGATGGATTTGGATTTGGAGGAGACGGGCAGAAGGGTGGCGCGTGCTCGAGTTGCGGCGGATGAAGCGACGGCGGCTCCGGTTGACTTGAGGAGTGAAAGGGATGGACttgcggcggcggcggcggatgACATGTTGAGTTAGAGAGAGAAGGATCAcgagagatgatgatgaagagacAAGGAGAGAGTGTGACTCACAATCTTCTGTAGGTGAttagaatattatatatgtttttcttttttttcttatcgtTGATGTGAGGTTCAGACAAAGCCTTCTGACTTCTGAGCTTTGAGAATCTCCATCACAATTCACAACCATTCTTAttgtataatagtatttttcttATTACTGTACCAAAGAATATGCTTCCTCCACATAATCTCTTAATACCATACTGTTTGTCTACGATGTAATACAAATATACAATCACTAACCAAACAAGGCAGTGTCAAATGTGACTTTATTTGAGATGGGAAACACAAATGCTTCTCAAGTTCACTGGTGTCTCATATCATACAGTACTGTCTTCAACAAACAGAATGTTCAATACCATTTCTTGCCTGTCCCCAACATAATACATTAACACAACAACACACTAGTTTAGAGTTTACTGGTCGGCTTGGCCCTGGATCTCTTCTCCACAACACGAGAGAGTTCCTTGACAGCATCTTTGGGTAAATGACGAGGTTTGCTAAGCCACTGTCCATTATCTACCATCATTGTCAGTCCATTCACATACTTCCCTGTTTAACCAAATCAGCCATATGTTTTCATCATCTAaccatttatatataatactgtttcaaaagttaaaaaaaaaaactcagcaTACCGGAATCACAGCTGAGGTAAATTGCAGCCATGGCGACATCCCACTTCTCACCGAGTTTATAGAGAGGTATATAATCTCCAGCTTTGTTCTCAATCTCGTCAGGTCCAAGTTTACTCATCCCAGGTGTATCTCCGATGGGGCCTGGCGCAATCCCGTTCACTCTAATCTCGTAGTCAGTTCCCCACTCCAATGCCAAGTTCCTTGTCGTAGCATCAACTGCAGCCTAGTTCGAAGTTTCAAAAAGACTGTTACTTTCCATTGCTACTTAGTTCATAATCTCTGACTTGATGCTGAAAACTCAGTCATTTACCTTGGCTGCAGAGACATGGACTTGGTACCAAGAAGCAGTGTAATGCAGAGTAGCACTAATGTTGAGAATCGAACCGCCGCCGCCGCTTGACGAGTCTCTCCCGGGCCCTCCTTTCTTGAGATACTTGAGTGCTTCACGGCACATGTTGAATGTTCCTACAGCGTCAATGTCCAAAACTAGACAAGagcaacaaacaaacaaaaaaaaagatgttaaCTTTAGTCCATAGACAAAGACTCAAAGTGAACAAAGGATGGATGATGAATTGATGATTCACCTGTTCGGAAGCCATTGGTGGACAAATCCTCAGCAGCTGCGAGGAAGTTTCCAGCGGCGGCGTTGACGAgaatatcaaccttaccgaaatgGTTAAAAGTTGACTCGACGACTCTTCTCGCATCCTCTGGCTTACGAACATCTCCTTCGAATCCAACAGCCTTTGGTTCGAGACACAtgcacagagagagagagagtgattaACTCAACAAGCAAtcgaaaaaaagaaacaaactttaTTATTCATCGAGAAGAAGTAGAGTTACCGGAATCCCTAGAGATCGGAGATTAGAGACGGCGTCGTCGAGGACTTGTTTACGGCGACCCATGATGGCGATGGAAGCTCCATGTTTGCCGAACTGAGAGGAGATCTCGAAGCCGATGCCGGATCCGCCGCCGGTGATGAGAGCTACCTTGCCTTTGAGTACATCAGGCTTGAACGGAGAGTCCATGGTCACGATTCAAGAGTCAAGACACGCAATAgcgaagacgaagaaaatgaTGAGGCAAAATGACACTTCGTGTTTCGTTTCTCTTCTATTTACTTCCCATCACCTGTCACAGTCATAGTCATGGTCACATTTATTTTGAACCAAAGAACTGAACCGTACCAAACTGAGACAACAAAAATCAAACCGGATTTCATAAATATCCATTCCTGGCCGGACAGATCCTATgtttctaaaatagaaaaaccaAAATTAGTACTTAACCAAAAATCGAATAAAtatctgaatttaaaaaaatacatattattatatagtaATAGTATATATACCTACAAGTTTCAATTATATTTAGTATCTAAATAATCAATCTTCTAAAATTACTATTTGTAAACCGAATTACctaaaatccttataaatatttttatatatcttaatcattcaatatataacttaaaattttgaattaattaacGTTTTAGACATGTTAATTACCTAAAATTTCGAAACCAAATTGCATTTAAAACTTTTCAGATATGGCCTCGATTGGTACAGCAGATGAAGAAGCAGTATGCTGAAGAAGCTGTATGCTTtcactaaaatttttaataaagtgattggtagagcagtagcattatataattttaaaattatcataaaagttagtatataatatatttattttaaaataatatatattaattataatatatattaataatatatttgttattaaaataatgaatcttatttaattttataaattaaattaatttttaaatgtgaaatagtgttatttaaaaaataaaaaaaactatttaaaaataaaatttatttttggaaaaaaataattttgataatattaaataaaataaataaattttaaaaattaatttatataaaaaatatcattatttatttattggttgagaaataaatgatccatgtataatattatcataaaaaataatctatgacatataatttatttatttataaatataaatgtgtttattttataatatttaaatatatattattttatgtattttattaaaaataatgaatgatatgtgtaattatataaattttattgtattttaaatgtgaaatattgttattttaaaaaaataaaataattaatcacaaattttagtttttttaaatataaatttattgtcgacaaaaaaaaaaaaaacatattttttatattattaaacacacataatttaattacatataattatttttgaatatatataaattcaaaatgcaaatgctctttCAAAAGattcatatgagagcattgagcaaagagcatttggagagcatAAGCATCttgtaaatgcttttctaaatgcttttgtgatcaatgttgattggataataaggagcataatgctaatgctaatgctctgCCAATCAAACCCATAgttagttttcaatttttttacataaatcaaatttaaaatttaaaataactgaacgatttctaaatctttaaaattgaaaaaaaaagaaattagtatACCCGAAATGAAACTAGACGGTCCCGGGTTTGATTTAATAGCTActtatttttagaaaaagaaagaatataaTCTTTCCAGTAATAACGATTTTCTACTAATAACAGCAATGATACTGCCAGAGTGTACTACTATAATGTATatcatcatatataatataatcaaCTAAATTCGCTAAGTATTATCATCACATTCACATCATATGGTAAAAaaatcctaaatattttacaagcaattaattattaaaataataattttaaggAAAAAGAGGGTTACGAGGACCCAACAACCCTTCCTTCATCTATCCGCGCCGCGCgttctctctcctcttctcctctccaTTTTTAGACCTTTTCGTAAAAAaatcttctattttcttttcCGTTGTCGATCTCTCAAATCACATCACCGTAACGAAGTGAAGAGATTTGAttcacagaaaaagaaaaaaaagtcgTTCCCTTTCTATCCATCCgagaaactctctctctttttaacCTAGATTAGTCGGTAACATCAGCTGTAAAATTCCAAGATTCTGCAAccgcttcttttttttttactgtgaTGATTACAGTGACGCGACCTATTAGTCACGGATTCGTCGCGTGGAGTTTATCGCCGCTGATGTAGAAACCCTAGTTTCGTCACTAGTCGTCTTCTTTGGGTGGTTAGTAAATGGGGTCGAGAGGTGGGAAGTCGATACCTGATTCAGCAATGTCGTCCAAAGGCTCCAAATCTAGACCTGATAGCGACTCCAAACCTAAGCGACACAAGGTTAGCTTAGATTCCTACTTTTTTGAGCTTATCGCGATCTCCAAGGAAACGCAATTTACCTCTTAATTGGTTTTGTTTTCCAGACGCTGGAAGCTCCTAAAGAGCCGCGTCGACCTAAAACTCACTGGGACCATGTTATAGAGGAGATGATTTGGCTGTCAAAGGTAACAGATTTGTGGCTTGTTTTGATCATTCTGCAAGAATTGGTAtgcatgtttgtttgtttgctaAATGGGTGAAccttttgtttaggattttgagTCGGAGAGGAAATGGAAGCTGGCGCAGGCGAAGAAAGTTGCTTTGAGGGCCAGCAAAGGAATGTTAGATCAGGCTTCTAGGGAAGAAAGGAAGCTAAAGgtcctctctttttttgtttcctctGTTTACTCTACTTGCACACTCTAGCATTAGTTTTAAAAGTGAGAGTATTGCTTCTTACAGGAAGAAGAACAGAGACTAAGGAAAGTAGCCCTTAATATCTCTAAAGACGTTAAGAAGTTTTGGATCAAAGTTGAGAAGCTGGTAATTCTTTcgttttctctctctccctgCCCTTTTATATTTAAGGTTTGGCGTAACTTTTGAGCGTCGGAACTTGTTCTTCTATCTTAAAGGTGCTGTACAAGCATCAGCTAGTACGCaatgagaaaaagaagaaggctATGGACAAGCAACTTGAGTTTCTGTTAGGCCAGACCGAGAGGTTACTATGCAACTTTTCtttcacagtttttttttttgtgattctgGAATATATTGAGTAAAGACTGAGTTTTGTCTGTTGGTTTATGTTAGGTACTCAACTATGTTGGCAGAAAATTTGGTGGAGCCTTATAAACACGGTCAGAACAACTCTCCGAAACCTATTCTGGCTATTGAATCAAAAAGTGATGAGGAAAGGGCAGAAGAGACACCTTCGGAGTTGAATGCTTGTGAGCACCACATTACTCATCTCCGCATATGTTTACTGCAAGCAATTGAGCTGTATCCTAATAAATCTCCTGACATTGTAGCTGCAGGTCTTGAATCAGGAACTCTAGATGTCGATGAGGATTATGATCTCAATTCCGAGGATGCGTCTGTGAGTTTCAGTTTATAATTCaagaaaactatatattacCACTTATTGGCAGTTAACGTGTGTCACAGTTTGAATCGACCTGCATCTTATAAAAAAGATggattataatttgtttttgctCTATTTGTAAGAGATATGACACAAGTTAACAAATGAAATCGTTTTGTCTCGTCATGACACCACCCTGTTGAGAATTAAATGATTACGGTTTATTTATTAGTTCTGCATCCCTGATCATTTGAAGAGTAATAAGTTTCATAGCTAATTTCGAACGCATAATTACACTtaggaagatgatgaagataCTATTGAGGAGGATGAAAAGCACTTCACCAAACAGGAAAGGCAGGAAGAGTTGGAAGCTTTGCAAAATGAAGTGGATCTACCAGTTGAGGAGCTACTCAGACGTTATACTGCTGGTAGAGGTAGGTATAGCTGTACACTCGCTATTCATTGGTTTTTTCTCCCCCATTTTGTCATATTTTACTATGATTACACCAAGCGGTATCCTCAATGAGTTTTAACTGTTTGAATTGCATCCTCAGTCAGCGGAGAAACCAGCCTAGAAAAGGATGAAAATGAAGCTAATCTGGCATCAGTAGGTGAAGATCATATCGAGGGTGAGCGGTATTAAGTTCTTATAATGTATTTGAAGTAATGAAACTGCTCTTTGACTTCCTTCCCATTTGACATGTGCAGATGACAAAAACAATCTTACAGCTTCTGAAGAAACTGAAGCGAGCCCAAGTGTTCGTCGTTCTGTAAGTTGTATGTCTTTTTAAAAATCCCATTATCTGATTTGCAATAAAAATTCTGGCTCAAATGTAATATTTATCCTTTATTTGTAGAATGATAGCTTTGATCATTTAGCAGTATCCGAGACCCATTCACATGACCACAAGCCAGGCCCAAAAACTACCTCTGTGGAGTCTGGAAAGGAAGATCAGACCTATGATTTCAACGATGAACAGGTAACTGGAATCTGATTTCCTTTGTTATCCTTCGTCAGAAGACCTTACCCATATTTTTTTCTCATGAGTCTCTGATTCTGACTGCATAAATGCTAAACTTTCTGTTTCTCCTGAACATGTGCAGGAGGATGTTGACTTTGTTGCTGCCACTGGTGAGGAAAAGGTCAgtcttttaactttattttcttAGCCTTGGCCCTTGGGCTCTTGTCGAAGGTTTTTGTTGAACGAACATATGggttcaaaacttcaaattgtATATTTTCTCTTTTGGTGCAGGATGATGAGACGACACTGTCCGTTGAAGAGGAACTGGCAAAAACAGATAATGTGGACCCCGTGGACGAGGTAACAAACATATATTGATTATTCTGTTTTCTTGTAATATGAAAACGTTGTTAGCTGGAGAGTTTACAGACTGAAACTTGTCTTTGTACTACAGATTGCCCTGCTGCAGAAGGAGAGTGAAATGTCTATTGAAGAATTGCTTGCAAGGTATAAGGAGGTATGCTTTTAAGTCTCCTGTGTGCTTCTGTTCAGCTGCTTTGTTCGTATTTTTCTGTAACTCAATTTCCCTGTTATAGGATTTCGGTGGCAAGGATTTATCTGAAGATGACTCTGGATATTCATGTGCACTATCTGAAGACACTGCAGTAGAGTCTCACAATATCAGGCAGCAAGCTGATTCAGATGACGAAAATGTTAAATCAGCCGAATGTAAGCTAGCTTTACAGCCTTGCTCAGAAAAAGACGAAGGCACATCCAATGGAATAAAAGAAGATAATGGTAAAGATAGTAGTGACAAAATTGCtgatgcagcagcagcagcaagaTCTGCACAGCCAACTGGATTTACATACTCTACAACAAAAGTTAGAACGAAGTTGCCCTTTCTTCTCAAGCATTCTTTGCGTGAGTACCAACACATTGGCTTAGACTGGCTTGTCACGATGTATGAGAAAAGGTTAAATGGGATTTTAGCTGATGAAATGGGTCTTGGAAAGACAATCATGACCATCGCTCTTCTCGCGCATCTTGCTTGTGATAAGGGGATATGGGGTCCCCATCTGATTGTGGTTCCAACAAGTGTGATGCTTAATTGGGAAACTGAATTTCTTAAATGGTGTCCTGCATTTAAAATTCTCACTTATTTTGGGAGTGCAAAGGAGCGGAAACTCAAGAGACAAGGATGGATGAAGCTGAACTCCTTCCATGTATGCATTACAACCTATAGGCTAGTTATCCAGGACAGTAAGATGTTCAAGCGCAAGAAGTGGAAGTACTTGATTCTTGACGAAGCCCATTTAATTAAGAACTGGAAGTCTCAGAGATGGCAGACTCTGTTAAACTTCAATTCTAAACGAAGAATTTTGTTGACTGGTACGCCGCTGCAGAATGATCTTATGGAACTGTGGTCGCTGATGCATTTTCTGATGCCACATGTCTTTCAGTCCCACCAGGAATTCAAAGATTGGTTCTGTAACCCGATAGCAGGGATGGTGGAGGGCCAAGATAAAATCAACAGAGAAGTTATTGATCGCTTGCATAATGTCCTCCGTCCTTTCCTTCTACGGCGCCTAAAAAGAGATGTAGAGAAACAACTTCCTCAGAAGCATGAGCATGTTATTTTCTGCAGATTGTCTAAGAGGCAGCGCAACTTGTATGAGGACTTCATAGCAAGCACAGAAACACAGACTACACTTAACAGCGGAAGCTTTTTTGGGATGATAAGTGTCATAATGCAACTGCGGAAAGTTTGTAACCATCCTGATCTCTTTGAAGGTCGGCCTATTGTAAGTTCTTTTGATATGCCGGGAATTGATGTGCAGTTAAGTTCAAGAATCTGCTCTCTGCTTTTGAAAAGTCCATTTTCCAGAGTCGATCTTGAGGCTATGGGATTCTTATTCACCCATCATGATTTTACTATGACTGCGTGGGAAGGAGATGAGATCAAAGCTATTTCAACGCCCTCAGATTTGATCAAGCAGCGCGTGGACTTGAAGGATAATCCAGAAGAAATTCCTCTGAGTTTAGTAAACCGCAAAAATCTGCAAGGGacaaatatttttgaagaaaTCCGGAAGGCGGTCTTTGAGGAAAGGGTTAAAGAATCGGAGGATCGGGCAGCAGCCATTGCATGGTGGAATTCTTTGAGATGTCAGAGAAAGCCTACTTACTCTACATCTTTGAGAAGTCTTTTAACCATTAGGGGTCCTCTTGATGATATACACCACCTTAAAGCTAATCGTACATCTTACATGTATTCCTCAATGCTCGCTGACATAGTTCTTTCACCGATCGAGCGTTTTCAGAAGGTAATTGAGCTAGTCGAAGCTTTCACGTTTGCGATTCCAGCTGCACGAGTGTCTTCACCTGCTTGCTGGTGCAGCAAAAGTGACTCTCCAATTTTTCTTAGTCCATCGTACAGGGAGAAAGTTACAGATCTTGTATCACCTCTTCTGTCTCCGATTAGACCCGCAATCGTTAGGAGACAAGTATATTTTCCAGATAGGCGGCTGATACAGTTTGACTGTGGTAAGCTGCAGGAGCTTGCTATGTTActgagaaaattaaaatttgggGGTCACAGAGCATTGATATTCACGCAAATGACAAAGATGCTTGACGTCTTGGAGGCTTTCATCAATTTATACGGTTATACCTACATGCGTCTTGACGGTTCTACTCCACCAGAAGAGAGGCAGACATTAATGCAGCGGTTTAACACAAATCCcaagatttttctttttatcttgtCAACCCGAAGTGGGGGTGTTGGCATAAACCTTGTTGGTGCAGACACGGTTATCTTCTATGACAGTGACTGGAATCCCGCAATGGATCAACAAGCTCAAGATCGCTGCCACAGGATTGGTCAGACACGGGAAGTGCATATTTATCGGTTGATAAGTGAGAGCACCATTGAAGAGAATATCTTGAAGAAAGCAAACCAGAAGCGTGCGCTTGATAACCTAGTGATTCAGAATGGTGAATATAACACCGAGTTTTTCAAGAAGCTCGACCCAATGGAATTGTTCTCTGGGCATAAGACTCTGGCCAGGAAGGATGAAGAGGAAAAGATCAAGAATTGTGAGTCGGAGCTCCCTCTGTCAAATGCTGATGTCGAGGCTGCTTTAAAACATGCAGAAGATGAAGCAGATTATATGGCTCTCAAaagagtagaagaagaagaagctgtgGACAATCAAGAGTTTACAGAAGAACCTGTAGAGAGACCAGAAGACGATGAGCTAGTTAATGAGGATGATATAAAGTCTGATGAGCCTGCTGATCAAGGTGTAGCTACAGCAGAGTCGACTAAAGAAGAAATTTCATTGTTACCTGCTGATAACACGGATGAGAGAGCTGACATGATTACTTTAAGCCAAGAAGAAGACAATGATGTACCAGATGATGTCAAGCAAATGGCTGCAGCAGCCGCCGCTTCTGGACAAGCTATCTCATCCTTTGAGAACCAGCTGCGTCCTATTGATAGATATGCGATTAGATTTTTAGAGGTTTGGGACCCCGTCATTGTTGAGGCTGCGATTGAAAATGAAGCGGGATTTGAAGAGAAAGAATGGGAACTTGACCACATTGAGAAGTACAAGGAGGAAATGGAAGCTGAAATTGATGATGGTGAAGAGCCTCTTGTTTATGAGAGTaagtctttatttttttttgcttattctATGCAATCACTTAACTCTTATGATGTTAATTCATAGGCTGATTTTTATCTCTCATGTGATGTTGTGCTATTTTCAGAATGGGATGCTGATTTTGCAACCGAGGCATACAGACAGCAAGTTGAAGTTTTAGCTCAGCACCAGGTTAGATTAACTAATGCATCTGCAATGGCCTTCTGCATTTCCGATTGGTCACGTTTCTACTTATTATTGTAGTTGATGGAAGATCTAGAAAATGAAGCTAGAGAGAGGGAAGCTGCAGAGGAGGCTGAAAGGCGTTTGGCACTGTAAGACACTTTTGAACCAACACAGTTTAATGTCAATATGATTATCTAGGACAATATTGTTGAAAATTATGACAGCAATGATA is part of the Raphanus sativus cultivar WK10039 chromosome 5, ASM80110v3, whole genome shotgun sequence genome and harbors:
- the LOC108805110 gene encoding uncharacterized protein LOC108805110 codes for the protein MSSSSTPGESLYKAKSKGIDAISSDSDDDDLTRVLTAQRSRSYSMNRYRSNSVNGYRSNSIDLNRRRAEKVRTVSTREKKEESKPEPEEEKVGDIVRFGRDSYFVVDIFEKEIMELGDKVDLNFKRFNKFEAVDGCTPRDHHFIHYRCCYSSCCCVCALSSVEREWGRLKKELEKRDGSSGVSFFVRTYNERKELMRVAATDESHSLFFFDVKFPTEYPYQAPSLFYHPYGLPLSNFETQKLLKPKRSYDVLDVFLHIEETVMNNTNKSCDQMLDMLKRPLNGFEDFVRGHFRKKGAFILKDMMEEMDLAKERDRNSFFKTYVAFEDNKCYCGHLLNKDLREELERYKEKECSLGDHYYSSSSSYFPTIISRFDDIQKTPRYKNFLNKLFIL
- the LOC108805109 gene encoding phosphoglycerate kinase 1, chloroplastic; the encoded protein is MSSAAAAASPSLSLLKSTGAAVASSAATRARATLLPVSSKSKSISTRPLGFSAVLDSRFTVQVSSKVHSFRGGRGTRGVVSMAAKKKSVGDLTSADLKGKKVFVRADLNVPLDDSQTITDDTRIRAAIPTIKYLIDNGAKVILSTHLGRPKGVTPKFSLAPLVPRLSELLGIEVKKADDCIGPEVESLVGSLPEGGVLLLENVRFYKEEEKNDPEFAKKLASLADLYVNDAFGTAHRAHASTEGVTKFLKPSVAGFLLQKELDYLVGAVSNPKRPFAAIVGGSKVSSKIGVIESLLEKCDILLLGGGMIFTFYKAQGLSVGSSLVEEDKLELATSLLAKAKAKGVSLLLPTDVVVADKFAADANSKVVSASGIEDGWMGLDIGPESIKTFNEALDTTQTVIWNGPMGVFEMEKFAAGTEAVANKLAELSEKGVTTIIGGGDSVAAVEKVGVAGVMSHISTGGGASLELLEGKVLPGVIALDEA
- the LOC108856424 gene encoding peroxisomal 2,4-dienoyl-CoA reductase [(3E)-enoyl-CoA-producing] produces the protein MDSPFKPDVLKGKVALITGGGSGIGFEISSQFGKHGASIAIMGRRKQVLDDAVSNLRSLGIPAVGFEGDVRKPEDARRVVESTFNHFGKVDILVNAAAGNFLAAAEDLSTNGFRTVLDIDAVGTFNMCREALKYLKKGGPGRDSSSGGGGSILNISATLHYTASWYQVHVSAAKAAVDATTRNLALEWGTDYEIRVNGIAPGPIGDTPGMSKLGPDEIENKAGDYIPLYKLGEKWDVAMAAIYLSCDSGKYVNGLTMMVDNGQWLSKPRHLPKDAVKELSRVVEKRSRAKPTSKL